Proteins from a single region of Bacteroidia bacterium:
- a CDS encoding DUF2279 domain-containing protein, translating to MKYYYSVCFLLLSLPVVASQDSIPAGRKYRTAGVILAGSGASIWVLNNAWYSNYPKESFHFFNDNAEWLQMDKTGHMLSAFHIGQFGHHLFKWSGMEKNRSLLWGGGLGTMYLGIIEILDGFSSGWGFSTGDMIANVTGSALYITQVYAWNDTRITPKFSAHLTSFAASRPELLGESSAERILKDYNGQTCWLSLNIRSFFSASSVPHWFNVAFGYGATGMVGGRPEVNDPFVREREWYFSLDADLWRIPGIRNSVFGKILRSFGFVKIPFPALRYSGGRLDVHPFYF from the coding sequence GTGAAGTATTATTATTCTGTGTGCTTTCTTCTTCTTAGCCTGCCGGTCGTAGCGTCTCAGGACAGTATACCGGCCGGGAGAAAATACCGTACCGCCGGCGTAATTCTGGCAGGTTCGGGTGCTTCTATTTGGGTACTGAACAATGCCTGGTATTCCAACTATCCGAAAGAATCGTTTCACTTTTTTAATGATAACGCAGAGTGGCTTCAGATGGACAAAACCGGACACATGTTGTCTGCTTTCCATATCGGGCAGTTTGGCCATCATTTGTTTAAATGGTCCGGAATGGAAAAAAATCGTTCTCTACTTTGGGGCGGCGGACTCGGTACGATGTACCTGGGAATAATAGAGATTCTTGACGGTTTCTCTTCCGGCTGGGGCTTTTCAACAGGCGATATGATCGCGAATGTGACGGGATCTGCGCTATATATTACACAGGTGTATGCATGGAACGACACGCGAATCACACCAAAATTTTCTGCTCATTTGACCTCATTTGCGGCCAGCCGTCCGGAATTACTGGGAGAATCCTCTGCGGAGCGCATCCTGAAAGATTATAATGGACAAACCTGCTGGCTCTCACTGAATATCCGGTCTTTTTTTTCTGCCTCCTCTGTACCGCACTGGTTCAATGTAGCGTTCGGGTACGGTGCTACAGGAATGGTAGGTGGCCGGCCGGAGGTCAATGATCCGTTTGTACGTGAACGTGAATGGTACTTTTCCCTTGACGCCGATCTTTGGCGCATTCCGGGGATCCGGAATTCTGTTTTTGGAAAGATATTGCGTTCCTTTGGATTCGTAAAGATTCCGTTTCCCGCACTCCGGTATTCCGGCGGAAGACTGGATGTACATCCATTCTATTTCTGA
- a CDS encoding 1-acyl-sn-glycerol-3-phosphate acyltransferase has translation MIYFLLKPLITLSLRIYFRKREVRGAEHEPQEGPFIAVANHPGTLMDPMVIGASLRSRFFFLSKATVFKGPARWIFPKLGMIPVHRAHDDPSQIHKNKETFIRCYEHLEQGGKLLIFPEGVSFAQRKLQKIKTGTARIALDTEARNDFKLGIQILCVGLNYSASHRFQSDVFVNISTPIRVADYQESFRREPVAAVSALTECIRKKLEELTIALEDETVDQLVKSVERIYKAELLRELGYSSRDKEQDFILTRKIAEAVLHFKEKDPANVEVISRKIDKYFDLLDRLNINHHILSGKRIGWWKQAGTFLYFLIGFPFFLFGFLNNYIPFRLPSVISRSISRDVEWFGGMNMLSGLFLVIIFYGLQAFFLHRYLPEWFTFPVLTAYVISLPFSGLFAFYYWRRFTTLRGRWMLWALFSRKASLLSGIIMLREEILQDIRHARKEFENSEPA, from the coding sequence ATGATCTATTTTCTGCTAAAACCTCTGATCACTCTTTCGCTTCGGATCTATTTCCGGAAGAGAGAAGTACGGGGCGCAGAACACGAACCGCAGGAAGGTCCTTTTATTGCGGTCGCAAATCATCCGGGTACGCTCATGGACCCAATGGTTATTGGCGCCTCTCTTCGGTCTCGCTTTTTCTTCTTGAGCAAGGCGACTGTGTTTAAAGGTCCGGCTCGCTGGATATTCCCGAAACTGGGTATGATTCCTGTGCACCGTGCTCATGATGATCCCTCCCAGATTCATAAGAATAAGGAAACGTTTATTCGGTGCTATGAACACCTGGAGCAGGGGGGCAAGCTGCTGATATTTCCGGAAGGTGTTAGCTTTGCCCAGCGTAAGTTGCAAAAGATTAAGACAGGTACGGCCCGGATCGCTTTGGATACGGAGGCCCGGAATGATTTCAAGCTTGGGATTCAGATTCTTTGTGTAGGACTCAATTATTCGGCTTCTCATCGTTTTCAATCAGATGTGTTTGTAAATATTTCCACGCCGATCAGAGTTGCGGATTACCAGGAGTCGTTCCGCCGCGAACCTGTTGCCGCTGTAAGTGCCCTCACCGAATGTATCCGGAAGAAGCTGGAAGAACTAACCATTGCGTTGGAAGATGAAACCGTAGACCAGCTCGTTAAGTCCGTTGAGCGTATCTATAAAGCAGAATTGCTTCGCGAATTGGGATACAGCAGCCGGGATAAAGAGCAGGATTTTATACTTACCCGAAAAATCGCAGAGGCGGTACTACATTTTAAGGAGAAGGATCCGGCGAATGTAGAAGTGATATCCCGCAAGATAGACAAGTACTTTGATCTCCTTGACCGGCTGAACATTAATCATCATATCCTTTCAGGGAAGCGCATCGGATGGTGGAAGCAGGCGGGGACTTTCCTTTATTTCCTGATTGGATTTCCCTTTTTTCTTTTCGGCTTTCTGAATAATTATATCCCTTTTCGCCTGCCCTCGGTCATTAGCCGATCGATTTCCAGGGATGTGGAGTGGTTTGGAGGGATGAATATGCTTTCGGGCTTGTTCCTCGTTATTATCTTTTACGGGTTGCAGGCATTCTTTCTGCACCGCTATCTTCCGGAATGGTTCACATTTCCCGTACTCACAGCGTATGTGATTTCCCTTCCTTTTTCCGGATTATTCGCATTTTATTACTGGAGACGATTCACAACTCTCCGGGGCAGATGGATGCTTTGGGCTTTATTCAGCCGCAAAGCATCCCTTCTGTCCGGTATAATTATGCTCAGGGAAGAGATATTGCAGGATATCAGGCATGCGAGGAAGGAGTTTGAGAACTCGGAGCCGGCCTGA
- a CDS encoding DUF4349 domain-containing protein, with protein sequence MKTIVFSFIAILMLASCGANSDESGINLFTVEKSMTEPPALEEYAPKDAGGSTFDVISSLKSDGTFRLTGNMQTKTPSMVIRNANISMRVTDYIRSRSDLEKLVMSRNAYISNENEQRSEYSRSNDVVIRVSNQDFAQLASDLTALGAEVHSRNLTAEDVGKTYFDLATRLKTKKEVEARYIELLKRATTIKDILEIENNIRIIREEIEAKEGEMKYLADQTAWSTIQVHFYETLSGGTTPTDEPGFFSKLKDSVLSGWNGLQGFILGFVEAWPFWMIFAGSIWLGIRTTRKLIRKFRPAPSSQTPSSHA encoded by the coding sequence ATGAAAACCATCGTATTTTCCTTTATCGCCATTCTAATGCTGGCATCCTGCGGAGCAAACTCCGACGAGAGCGGGATCAACCTGTTCACGGTTGAAAAGAGCATGACTGAACCCCCCGCTTTGGAGGAATATGCCCCGAAAGACGCAGGCGGGAGCACCTTTGATGTAATCAGCTCACTGAAATCGGACGGCACCTTTCGTTTGACGGGAAACATGCAAACTAAAACCCCGTCTATGGTTATCAGGAATGCGAATATCAGCATGCGGGTGACAGATTACATCCGCTCGCGCAGCGATCTGGAAAAACTTGTAATGTCGCGCAACGCCTACATTTCAAATGAGAACGAGCAGCGTTCGGAGTATTCCCGCAGTAACGACGTTGTCATCCGGGTAAGCAATCAGGATTTCGCTCAGCTGGCTTCAGATCTCACCGCCCTGGGAGCAGAAGTACATTCACGGAACCTGACTGCTGAAGATGTTGGTAAGACCTATTTTGATCTGGCAACACGCCTCAAAACAAAAAAGGAGGTGGAAGCCCGTTATATTGAATTACTGAAGCGGGCAACCACGATCAAGGATATACTTGAAATAGAAAACAACATTCGCATTATCCGTGAAGAAATCGAAGCCAAGGAAGGGGAAATGAAATACCTGGCCGATCAAACTGCATGGAGCACCATTCAGGTACATTTTTACGAGACACTTTCCGGCGGAACAACACCCACCGATGAGCCGGGCTTCTTCAGTAAGTTGAAGGACAGCGTGCTTTCAGGCTGGAACGGCCTGCAGGGATTTATTTTGGGATTCGTTGAAGCCTGGCCTTTCTGGATGATTTTTGCCGGTTCAATCTGGCTTGGCATTCGCACCACCCGCAAACTGATCCGAAAGTTCAGGCCGGCTCCGAGTTCTCAAACTCCTTCCTCGCATGCCTGA
- a CDS encoding OmpA family protein — translation MASKPVLLFVCLFFVSLTSSFSQELSPRVEKKLLKKARYHFNTGSYYKALETYRELLRTDSTKKIYLFEAGLALYYSNFEKSGALQYMTGSQRYSAGDTIPETFFIIAEIQHLNGQFEDALKNYKRYKTLLEEHGVYSDGKIKQDIPEEIDQKIAWCNTGIRLRDSMNETLTLPGDNTKIVFHITLLDSNVNSPFDDYSTLLSPNDDRLYFTTRRKDGIKNYVDFFDIKHFEDIYISDRSGEKWAPSVPLPGQVNTTNRHEATNFLSKDGKTLYLYQGIRTGTMYISTEEGGQWKKPLKIKGAGLNSKHWETSLSFCISNDQIMYFVSDRPGGFGGRDIYTCKKNPDGSWGEPENMGVRINTKYDEDGPYLTPDGKTLYFSSNGPGSMGGFDIFKCTLTNGQWSAPENPGIPVNSTADDIYFHFSHSGKSAFLSSSRLHERFTDMNIYYLEEVRTDTSVLLLAGDTLRGGLTIHTTPPDTFGHPDRPKDTANVLKKPNPPAPSVRMAPPVYFDFDKISIQGTHQAELDQLVSEMKKKPELSIELQGHTDGKGGTLYNENLSVRRVRAVQDYLVRSGIDPSRISTQYFGESQPAFPNTTVENRKKNRRVEILIHVKP, via the coding sequence ATGGCAAGTAAACCTGTTCTGCTCTTTGTTTGCCTTTTTTTCGTTAGCCTGACCTCCTCTTTCTCACAAGAACTTTCTCCCCGCGTAGAAAAAAAGCTCCTTAAAAAAGCGCGTTATCATTTTAACACCGGTTCCTATTACAAGGCGCTTGAGACCTACCGCGAACTTCTCCGGACAGACAGTACAAAAAAAATCTATCTTTTTGAAGCCGGACTCGCGCTCTACTATTCCAACTTTGAGAAGTCCGGAGCGCTTCAGTACATGACCGGAAGTCAAAGGTATTCAGCAGGCGACACCATCCCTGAAACCTTCTTTATTATTGCGGAGATCCAGCACCTGAACGGGCAATTTGAAGATGCCCTTAAAAATTACAAAAGGTATAAAACCCTGCTGGAAGAACATGGCGTCTATTCCGACGGAAAAATAAAACAGGATATTCCTGAGGAAATTGATCAGAAAATCGCCTGGTGTAATACAGGTATTCGCCTCAGAGATTCAATGAATGAAACCCTTACACTGCCTGGTGACAATACAAAAATTGTTTTCCATATTACTCTTCTGGATTCCAATGTAAACAGTCCGTTCGATGATTATTCCACATTACTCTCCCCTAACGACGACCGCCTCTACTTTACAACCCGGCGAAAAGACGGGATAAAAAATTATGTTGACTTCTTTGATATCAAGCACTTTGAGGATATTTATATCTCTGATCGTTCCGGGGAAAAATGGGCGCCTTCCGTTCCTTTACCCGGCCAGGTGAACACAACCAACCGCCATGAAGCAACGAATTTTCTTAGCAAGGACGGAAAAACACTCTATCTCTACCAGGGTATACGAACCGGCACCATGTATATCAGTACCGAGGAAGGAGGACAATGGAAGAAGCCCTTAAAAATCAAAGGAGCCGGGCTTAATTCCAAACATTGGGAGACTTCTCTCTCGTTTTGTATCTCTAATGATCAGATCATGTATTTTGTAAGTGACCGGCCGGGTGGGTTTGGAGGAAGAGATATCTACACCTGTAAGAAAAATCCGGATGGCAGCTGGGGAGAACCGGAGAATATGGGAGTGCGTATTAACACCAAGTATGACGAGGACGGACCGTATCTTACTCCCGATGGAAAAACACTGTATTTTTCTTCCAACGGGCCGGGCTCCATGGGTGGATTCGATATTTTTAAATGCACCCTAACCAATGGTCAATGGTCGGCACCGGAGAATCCTGGCATACCGGTCAACTCCACTGCCGACGATATTTATTTTCACTTCAGCCATTCCGGAAAATCCGCATTTCTGTCATCTTCACGTTTACATGAGCGATTCACAGATATGAATATATACTACCTGGAGGAAGTCAGAACGGATACCTCAGTGCTTCTGCTGGCGGGAGATACCCTGCGCGGAGGATTGACTATTCACACCACTCCTCCTGACACGTTTGGGCACCCGGACCGTCCGAAAGATACCGCGAATGTGTTAAAAAAACCTAATCCCCCTGCGCCATCTGTGCGTATGGCTCCCCCTGTTTATTTCGATTTTGACAAAATTTCGATCCAAGGAACGCATCAGGCGGAACTGGACCAGCTGGTATCTGAAATGAAGAAAAAGCCTGAACTCAGTATCGAACTTCAGGGCCATACCGATGGCAAAGGAGGCACTCTTTATAATGAGAATCTATCTGTTAGGCGGGTGAGAGCGGTACAGGACTATCTGGTCCGTTCAGGCATAGATCCTTCGCGGATCAGCACCCAATACTTCGGGGAATCACAACCCGCGTTTCCCAACACTACCGTGGAGAACAGGAAGAAAAACAGGCGTGTGGAAATTCTCATCCACGTAAAACCGTAA
- a CDS encoding DMT family transporter: MDLSGIPFAGEAAAVLTTISWTICIFPFTAASRKLGAGPLNHFRLLLACTILTILLLVFSEVPSVSVSDFTGGGAPFWFFISGVIGLALGDYFGFSGFAILGPRVGSVFTTLAPIATLFAGWFLVGERINPVGLLGITVTILSVTALSFSKAEILKVKESGHGKFRHGVFYLILSSSCQGIGLVLANKGFSVASPDSPDPVQATWMRMVAGTVVIFFLTIVSGKLPEIARPVLQNRQNGNWYALAGTLFGPVAGVMLSMLAVSLLKNQPSIAQTIFSLLPVMALPVNYMLYREKVGWKQVAVVAGACGGVIILVWRDAAASLFLLNFAQ, from the coding sequence ATGGATCTCTCCGGAATACCTTTTGCAGGAGAAGCCGCCGCAGTGCTTACAACCATTAGCTGGACCATTTGCATTTTTCCGTTTACGGCCGCATCGCGGAAATTGGGTGCTGGCCCCCTGAATCACTTCCGTTTATTACTTGCCTGTACGATTCTGACCATCCTGCTGCTTGTGTTTTCAGAAGTCCCTTCTGTTTCGGTCAGCGATTTCACAGGAGGAGGCGCCCCTTTCTGGTTCTTCATCTCCGGAGTAATTGGGTTAGCGCTGGGAGATTACTTTGGCTTTTCAGGTTTTGCGATCCTGGGACCGCGGGTGGGAAGTGTTTTTACTACGCTGGCACCGATCGCCACACTTTTTGCCGGATGGTTTTTGGTAGGTGAACGTATCAATCCGGTGGGACTGCTGGGGATTACAGTCACCATTCTAAGTGTGACTGCACTGTCATTTTCTAAAGCAGAAATATTAAAAGTTAAGGAATCGGGACATGGAAAATTCCGGCACGGCGTATTTTACCTCATTCTCTCCTCATCCTGCCAGGGTATAGGTCTGGTGCTCGCAAATAAAGGATTCTCTGTAGCAAGTCCGGATTCACCTGACCCCGTTCAGGCGACCTGGATGCGAATGGTCGCTGGTACAGTGGTGATCTTTTTTCTAACGATCGTCTCCGGTAAACTGCCCGAAATTGCCCGACCTGTTCTTCAAAACCGTCAAAACGGTAATTGGTATGCACTGGCCGGCACCCTGTTTGGTCCGGTAGCAGGCGTAATGCTTTCCATGCTCGCCGTTTCTCTTCTGAAGAATCAACCCAGCATCGCTCAAACTATATTTTCTCTTCTTCCTGTGATGGCATTACCTGTAAACTACATGCTCTACCGCGAAAAGGTTGGATGGAAACAGGTCGCGGTTGTTGCCGGAGCCTGCGGCGGCGTTATTATTCTTGTATGGAGAGATGCGGCCGCATCCTTATTTCTTCTTAATTTCGCTCAATAA
- a CDS encoding YggS family pyridoxal phosphate-dependent enzyme — translation MSVSGNLARLKKALPPGITLVAVTKTHGTDKIMEAYEAGQRDFGENRVQELLPKAQALPKDIRWHLIGHLQSNKVKYIAPFIHMIHSVDSSGLLSEISRQAIKCERTIPFLIQVRIAKEESKYGASLKEVQHLTEQWKNGQFPGTLLSGCMGMASLTDNEMEIRKEFTGLKEVFTQLNASAPDMKILSMGMSSDWPLAVECGSNMIRVGSSIFGQR, via the coding sequence ATGTCTGTAAGCGGAAATCTTGCCCGTCTTAAAAAAGCATTGCCTCCCGGCATAACACTTGTTGCTGTTACCAAAACCCATGGTACGGATAAGATCATGGAGGCATATGAGGCAGGGCAACGGGATTTTGGAGAAAACCGGGTTCAGGAACTTCTTCCAAAAGCACAAGCCCTCCCCAAGGATATCCGCTGGCATCTGATCGGACACCTGCAGTCTAACAAAGTGAAGTACATCGCCCCCTTTATCCATATGATCCATTCCGTTGATTCCTCCGGATTGCTTTCAGAGATCAGCCGGCAAGCGATAAAATGTGAACGAACCATCCCTTTTCTGATTCAGGTGAGAATTGCAAAGGAAGAATCCAAATATGGTGCCTCACTCAAGGAGGTTCAGCATTTAACAGAACAGTGGAAAAACGGGCAGTTTCCAGGAACTTTGCTCTCCGGATGCATGGGAATGGCCAGCCTGACCGATAACGAAATGGAGATCCGAAAGGAATTCACCGGATTGAAAGAAGTATTTACACAGCTTAATGCTTCTGCACCCGATATGAAAATACTGTCCATGGGTATGAGCAGCGACTGGCCGTTGGCTGTTGAATGCGGAAGTAATATGATCAGGGTGGGAAGTTCGATTTTCGGACAGAGGTAA
- a CDS encoding LptF/LptG family permease produces the protein MKILDRYILAKFLGTFVFTISLVMMIVVVFDASEKLGDFMDRDAPLRAIVFDYYFNFIPFFANFFSPLFVFIAVIFFTSRMASRTEIVAILSSGISFNRIVFVPYFIGASLIALLSLYMNHFVIPNSNKVRLEFEETYIRNQFRNTEHHIHRQISPDTRIYFSNFDAERDIGHMFSIEQFRDGQRTYYLKSEYIQWDSLKQKWSIHNYFIRKTDSLKESIRRGFVLDTVLNFSPSDFKQRLTSIERMNWNELNSFIEEERKKGSMNIDAYEVEKHRRTAFPFATFILVLIGVSIASRKVRGGIGLHIGLGIGIAFTFILFMQVAAQLSIKGGWPPMITLWTPNILFGILAVYLLRKAPK, from the coding sequence ATGAAGATCCTGGACCGGTACATTCTGGCGAAGTTCCTCGGCACCTTCGTCTTCACCATTTCTCTGGTAATGATGATCGTGGTGGTTTTTGATGCTTCCGAGAAACTCGGAGATTTCATGGACCGCGATGCACCGCTTCGGGCCATTGTCTTTGACTACTACTTCAATTTCATTCCCTTTTTTGCTAACTTCTTCTCTCCCCTCTTTGTATTTATCGCTGTGATCTTTTTTACCAGCCGGATGGCATCGCGTACGGAAATAGTGGCAATTCTCAGTAGCGGCATAAGTTTTAACCGTATTGTTTTCGTCCCCTATTTTATCGGAGCCTCGCTGATCGCCCTTCTCTCGCTCTACATGAATCACTTTGTTATTCCTAATTCAAATAAAGTACGGCTGGAATTTGAGGAGACCTATATACGGAATCAGTTTCGGAATACAGAACATCACATTCACCGGCAGATCAGCCCTGACACCCGTATTTATTTCAGCAATTTTGACGCGGAGCGGGATATCGGTCACATGTTTTCCATTGAGCAGTTCCGTGATGGTCAGCGAACCTATTACCTGAAGTCGGAATACATTCAGTGGGATTCCCTAAAGCAGAAATGGAGCATTCACAATTACTTCATCCGCAAAACAGACAGCCTGAAGGAATCTATCCGACGCGGTTTTGTGCTCGACACTGTGCTGAATTTCAGCCCTTCCGATTTCAAGCAGCGGCTCACCAGCATTGAGCGTATGAATTGGAATGAACTGAACAGTTTTATTGAAGAAGAACGAAAGAAAGGATCCATGAATATTGACGCCTATGAGGTGGAAAAACACCGGCGTACGGCATTCCCCTTCGCTACCTTCATCCTGGTACTCATCGGTGTTTCAATTGCCAGCCGGAAGGTGCGCGGAGGAATTGGGCTGCATATTGGACTGGGAATAGGGATCGCCTTCACCTTTATCTTATTTATGCAGGTGGCAGCCCAGCTCAGCATCAAAGGGGGCTGGCCGCCCATGATCACACTCTGGACTCCCAACATCCTCTTTGGTATCCTTGCCGTGTATCTTCTTCGCAAGGCCCCGAAATGA
- the tgt gene encoding tRNA guanosine(34) transglycosylase Tgt has translation MSEFFTIIKKDERSAARTGLIRTDHGEIPTPVFMPVGTAGTVKAVHQRELKDDIAAKIILGNTYHLYLRPGTALLQKSGGLHRFIGWELPILTDSGGYQVFSLAQNRKLTEEGARFASHIDGSAHLFTPESVMKMQREIGADIVMAFDECTPYPSMASLAEHSMELTHRWLRRCMEAWKEGLPLYNYRQFLFPIVQGSVYPDLRKRSAEFVASCDLPGNAIGGLSVGEPAEIMYEMTALSCGILPENKPRYLMGVGTPANLLECIALGVDMFDCVMPTRNARHGLLFTGEGILNIKNEKWKEYTGVLDANGTTFVDKAYSRAYLRHLFAAEEILAMQIATIHNLGFYLHLMKEARTHIENGSFATWKNKMVPKLQARL, from the coding sequence GTGTCAGAATTCTTCACCATCATAAAAAAGGACGAGAGAAGTGCCGCCAGAACGGGACTTATTCGCACGGATCACGGTGAAATTCCCACACCGGTATTTATGCCTGTAGGAACAGCGGGTACAGTGAAGGCCGTGCACCAGCGAGAACTAAAGGACGACATTGCGGCTAAGATCATTCTTGGAAATACCTACCACCTGTATTTAAGGCCCGGCACCGCACTTCTGCAAAAATCGGGCGGCTTGCATCGCTTCATTGGATGGGAGTTACCCATTCTTACCGACAGCGGAGGTTATCAGGTCTTTTCCCTTGCGCAAAACCGCAAACTCACAGAAGAAGGTGCGCGTTTTGCTTCACATATCGACGGTTCGGCGCATTTATTTACCCCCGAGAGTGTAATGAAGATGCAAAGGGAGATCGGTGCCGACATTGTTATGGCCTTCGACGAATGCACCCCCTACCCTTCCATGGCATCCCTTGCGGAGCATTCCATGGAACTCACCCACCGCTGGCTCCGGCGATGCATGGAGGCATGGAAGGAAGGATTACCACTTTATAATTACCGGCAGTTTCTTTTTCCCATCGTTCAGGGATCGGTCTACCCTGACCTGAGGAAGCGTTCAGCGGAATTTGTCGCCTCCTGTGATCTTCCCGGTAATGCCATTGGAGGACTTTCGGTAGGGGAACCGGCGGAGATCATGTATGAAATGACGGCACTTTCCTGCGGTATTCTGCCGGAAAATAAGCCCCGGTATCTGATGGGTGTGGGTACCCCGGCCAACCTGCTGGAGTGCATTGCCCTTGGGGTGGATATGTTCGATTGTGTGATGCCCACCCGCAATGCCCGCCATGGCCTCCTTTTCACAGGCGAGGGCATACTGAATATCAAAAACGAAAAATGGAAGGAGTACACCGGTGTTCTTGATGCCAACGGCACTACTTTTGTGGATAAGGCCTATTCCCGGGCTTATTTGCGCCATCTTTTCGCTGCGGAGGAAATCCTGGCCATGCAAATCGCGACCATTCACAACCTGGGATTCTATCTTCACCTGATGAAGGAAGCACGCACCCATATAGAGAACGGAAGTTTTGCAACCTGGAAAAACAAGATGGTCCCGAAGCTCCAAGCCCGATTATGA